From the Brassica napus cultivar Da-Ae chromosome A8, Da-Ae, whole genome shotgun sequence genome, one window contains:
- the LOC106400266 gene encoding protein DOG1-like 3 — protein sequence MASSSSSSYGIEQLQKECYYEWMSLQAKHIVDLKEALMRQRSNAYNHHKLEELVGKIVNDFQSYAKRRSELTDKSCSSYFAPSWNSSLENGLLWMGGCRPSSFVRVIYALCGSCAEAHLSRYLLQIDENIDDGHDGDSSMSDLTATQLEKINDLHVKVIREEDKLTKKYANFQEDVADMPIAVTAFWRDSVEADVAVEDALDKHEECMGVLMAEADKVRVETLKRIVEVLTPVQAAEFLLSGKRLHMSLHEWGRAREDRGYGCVHVRMQQQG from the coding sequence ATGGCGAGTAGTAGTTCGTCGAGTTATGGGATTGAGCAACTTCAAAAAGAATGTTACTATGAGTGGATGAGTTTACAAGCGAAACACATAGTTGATCTCAAAGAAGCACTCATGAGGCAAAGATCAAACGCCTACAATCATCACAAACTCGAAGAGCTCGTTGGTAAAATCGTCAACGACTTCCAAAGCTATGCCAAAAGACGATCGGAGCTGACAGACAAAAGCTGCTCTAGCTACTTTGCACCGTCGTGGAACTCTTCTCTAGAGAATGGTCTTCTATGGATGGGAGGATGTCGTCCTTCATCTTTCGTTAGAGTTATATACGCTCTATGTGGATCCTGTGCTGAAGCTCATCTTTCTCGGTATCTCCTCCAGATAGATGAAAACATCGATGATGGCCATGATGGTGATAGTTCCATGAGTGATCTCACCGCGACTCAGCTTGAGAAAATCAATGACTTACATGTAAAGGTGATAAGGGAAGAAGATAAGCTAACCAAGAAATATGCGAATTTCCAGGAGGATGTTGCGGATATGCCAATCGCCGTCACGGCTTTCTGGAGGGACTCGGTTGAAGCTGATGTGGCGGTTGAAGATGCTTTAGATAAGCATGAAGAGTGCATGGGGGTTTTAATGGCGGAGGCTGATAAGGTGAGGGTAGAGACGCTTAAGAGGATTGTGGAGGTTTTGACTCCGGTTCAAGCGGCGGAGTTTTTGCTCTCCGGGAAAAGATTACACATGTCGTTGCACGAGTGGGGAAGAGCTAGAGAAGATCGTGGTTATGGTTGTG